The following coding sequences are from one Bradyrhizobium sp. 200 window:
- a CDS encoding allantoate amidohydrolase has protein sequence MSETEAAIGATTRSRLGDEIVSRINQLGAISETPEHLARIFLSPEHRTAAGLLMSWMKDAGMVAHLDAIGNVCGRYEGERPGLPCLMLGSHYDTVRDAGKWDGPLGVITAIACVADLNRRGRRLPFAVEVVGFADEEGVRFASTLLGSRAVAGTFDESVLNARDRGGLTMREALVQFGLEPDHIGAAARTRRELHGYVELHIEQGPVLEQQNLPVGVVTAISGATRLAASLTGMAGHAGTVPMALRRDALAGAAECIVAVEQFCTADSAGLVGTVGAITALPGATNVIPGKVSFTLDIRAPTDAHRKLAVADIVRRIEAIAKRRELSLQIDVTHENRTVPCAPWLKAQVAEAVAAENYPVFELPSGAGHDGMAMIDIADVAMLFVRCRGGISHNPAEHVEPADADAGARVLLRLIENFRPGGASSS, from the coding sequence ATGAGCGAGACGGAGGCGGCCATCGGCGCGACCACACGATCACGGCTTGGCGACGAAATCGTCAGCCGGATCAATCAGCTCGGGGCGATTTCCGAGACACCGGAGCATCTGGCGCGGATCTTCCTTTCACCCGAGCATCGCACGGCCGCCGGTCTCCTGATGTCCTGGATGAAGGATGCCGGAATGGTCGCGCATCTCGACGCCATCGGCAATGTCTGCGGCCGCTATGAGGGTGAACGTCCAGGGCTGCCCTGCCTGATGCTGGGTTCGCATTACGACACCGTGCGCGACGCCGGCAAATGGGATGGACCGCTCGGAGTGATTACGGCGATTGCCTGCGTCGCCGACCTGAACCGGCGCGGCCGGCGGTTGCCCTTCGCGGTTGAAGTCGTTGGCTTTGCCGATGAGGAGGGTGTGCGGTTTGCCTCCACCCTGCTCGGCAGCCGGGCGGTCGCCGGCACCTTCGACGAAAGCGTGCTCAACGCGCGGGACCGCGGCGGTCTCACCATGCGTGAGGCCCTGGTGCAGTTCGGGCTCGAACCCGATCACATCGGTGCGGCGGCACGGACGCGCCGCGAGTTGCATGGCTATGTCGAGCTGCACATCGAGCAGGGGCCCGTGCTGGAGCAACAGAACCTTCCCGTCGGCGTGGTCACGGCAATATCAGGCGCCACGCGGCTGGCGGCCAGCCTGACCGGCATGGCCGGGCACGCCGGAACCGTGCCGATGGCGCTGCGGCGCGACGCGCTGGCCGGTGCAGCCGAATGCATCGTGGCGGTCGAGCAGTTCTGCACGGCCGACAGCGCCGGACTGGTCGGCACCGTCGGCGCCATTACCGCGCTTCCGGGCGCCACCAACGTGATCCCGGGCAAGGTGTCGTTCACGCTCGACATTCGCGCGCCGACGGACGCGCACCGCAAGCTTGCGGTGGCCGATATCGTCCGCCGCATCGAGGCGATCGCAAAGCGGCGCGAACTGTCGCTGCAGATCGACGTCACCCACGAGAACCGCACCGTGCCCTGCGCGCCGTGGCTGAAAGCGCAGGTCGCAGAAGCGGTTGCAGCCGAAAATTATCCCGTGTTCGAACTGCCGAGCGGGGCAGGGCACGACGGCATGGCAATGATCGATATCGCCGACGTCGCCATGCTGTTCGTGCGCTGCCGCGGCGGCATCAGCCATAACCCGGCCGAGCATGTCGAACCCGCTGACGCCGACGCCGGCGCGCGCGTGCTGCTGCGGCTGATCGAGAATTTTAGGCCGGGCGGCGCCTCTTCGTCGTAG